From Pseudorasbora parva isolate DD20220531a chromosome 25, ASM2467924v1, whole genome shotgun sequence, one genomic window encodes:
- the hps5 gene encoding Hermansky-Pudlak syndrome 5 protein, with the protein MIHVVPVESCTHVLAEFDCLDPLLSALRLDSGRIKCTCLSVSRKWLALGTSAGGLHLIQRDGWKQKLILTHKEGSITQVSCCPHDEEFIAVATSQGVVVVWELHLERRGRPERVSVSLEHRGQTVTSLCWDTAAHRVFAGDAGGKVSCVRAGSSKLGKGSAFVIFPVQTITTVDSRVVQLGYTDGHLAVSSLSRCYLCDTEREKFWRVGNKERDGEFGACFLLQGQRGQAGGPPPLLFCARPGSRIWEASFSGEVLSTHQFKQLLACPPLPLISYKNEPHFNPAQTNPQSLAFPRLLQFGDQNLLTWTDSAIYIFTPHSGQVLLWTEVKDVVEISVFRNELFCLHGDGRLSHLLLMSPERCVERLMKRENWTLATIVCCMFQHTIITSRARKSLPIDRLEQLKAQLNSASQQQLIGQLEEVISKLEPLDSACSSRRSSISSHESFNVLDCGIYRVISRRGSQSDDDANSLANQSMLEEERLKEFSFTEDEQVDNDSQSVRGEGDRSDLGLQFLPLSFRSKPPRVALQAVRDSVSSFVKKTTEKINTLQMNSDLWPRPDLREGVQGEATATATPLPEEGEHEMNSELSSTESELQELRDATKKAISQIQNPMVLLDHVCLSNVLQDWAPVLERVLGPEDHTVPREIAHQEKTLEEEEIVSSMSCCVVVQPEISTALPAKLDESTSLTEEEDLGESIPCFTAPVRAPFPLLANHVELIQLFSPKPLPPDLQADLSQLACLYLEMGCPGRGGVESVCVFLKRYFFLLDQERVRKMCMLRYREHREVLKSYIAGMLEFTQASKVVEVIQKGDLLKSLRSLRELQPWNTPLLLSHLYRLYEKHGEVAVRAYPQFYPTILPSDIMAMALPSHFLPYLDNLIQSRAEQQRLSFLGSLLQPETLRQDWLELALSHDSPLRDDTLTPDGQPRWRSHYFSWGYGRLLSLLIRLPADLASKQKMLEMCRAHGYWMGYLYLCRELQMRSEAFSAICRLDDMTLLEEEEDDGIAPQSLDEWVLLLQLSQQISSVDEAPPTSPQPSSTNGSCSDDTNSNGTSDGSSDLSNSSSDWSIRVSPENIILRLVRVFGPDRALSALQERGIQADLSSRSTLVCDLLRMSEKRQRALIQTMLERCDRFLWSQHA; encoded by the exons ATGATTCATGTGGTTCCTGTGGAGTCCTGCACTCATGTCCTggcagagtttgactgtttggACCCCCTCCTTTCCGCCCTGCGACTGGACTCGGGACGAATCAAA TGCACATGCCTCTCTGTGTCCAGGAAATGGCTGGCTCTGGGCACGTCTGCCGGAGGGCTTCACCTCATCCAGAGAGACGGCTGGAAGCAGAAACTCATCCTCACACACAAA GAAGGCTCAATCACGCAGGTCTCATGCTGCCCCCATGATGAGGAGTTTATTGCTGTGGCAACAAG TCAGGGTGTGGTGGTGGTGTGGGAGCTGCATTTGGAGCGGCGTGGCCGTCCTGAGCGTGTCTCGGTGTCCTTGGAGCACCGCGGACAGACGGTAACATCCCTGTGCTGGGACACCGCGGCCCACCGAGTGTTTGCTGGAGATGCCGGAGGAAAAGTGTCCTGCGTCAGGGCTGGATCGTCTAAACTCGGGAAG GGCTCTGCGTTTGTGATCTTCCCAGTTCAGACCATCACCACAGTGGATTCACGTGTGGTCCAGCTGGGGTACACGGACGGACACTTGGCGGTCTCGTCTCTCAGCCGCTGCTACCTGTGTGACACAGAgag gGAGAAGTTCTGGCGTGTGGGTAATAAAGAGCGAGacggagagtttggggcgtgttTTCTCCTGCAGGGTCAGCGGGGTCAGGCAGGCGGACCTCCTCCCCTGCTGTTCTGTGCCCGGCCCGGCTCCCGCATATGGGAGGCCAGTTTCAGTGGAGAAGTCTTGAGCACACACCAGTTCAAACAGCTGCTGGCCTGCCCACCGCTGCCCCTCATCTCTtacaa GAATGAGCCACATTTCAATCCTGCACAGACGAATCCACAGTCTCTGGCTTTCCCCAGACTCCTTCAGTTTGG aGATCAAAATCTGCTCACCTGGACGGATTCGGCCATCTACATCTTCACCCCTCACAGTGGTCAGGTTCTGCTGTGGACAGAGGTCAAAG ATGTGGTGGAGATTTCAGTTTTCCGTAACGAGCTATTTTGTCTTCATGGTGACGGACGTTTGTCTCACCTGTTGCTGATGTCACCTGAGCGCTGTGTGGAGCGGCTGATGAAGAGGGAGAACTGGACACTCGCCACCATCGTCTGCTGCATGTTTCAGCATACCATTATCACATCCAGG GCCAGGAAGTCCCTCCCCATTGATCGACTGGAGCAGCTCAAGGCTCAGCTAAACTCCGCCTCCCAGCAGCagctgattggtcagctggagGAAGTGATCAGCAAACTGGAGCCACTGGACTCCGCCTGCAGCAGCCGCAGGAGCAGCATTTCCTCTCAC GAGAGCTTTAACGTTCTGGACTGCGGCATCTACCGCGTAATCAGCCGAAGAGGCAGCCAATCAGATGATGACGCCAATTCCCTCGCCAACCAATCGATGCTCGAGGAGGAGCGGCTGAAGGAGTTCAGTTTCActgaggatgagcaagtggacAATg ACTCTCAGTCTGTTCGTGGAGAGGGGGACAGGTCAGACCTCGGCTTGCAGTTTCTGCCTCTGTCTTTCCGCTCAAAACCCCCACGAGTCGCCCTGCAGGCTGTTCGagacag TGTCTCTAGCTTTGTAAAAAAGACGACAGAGAAGATCAACACGCTTCAGATGAACTCGGACCTATGGCCTCGGCCTGACCTCAGGGAAGGCGTTCAAGGGGAGGCCACGGCCACAGCGACGCCTCTTCCAGAGGAAGGCGAGCATGA AATGAACTCTGAGCTCTCCAGCACAGAGTCTGAGCTGCAGGAGTTAAGGGACGCCACAAAGAAAGCCAT CTCTCAAATCCAGAACCCCATGGTTTTACTGGACCACGTCTGTCTCAGCAATGTGCTCCAAGACTGGGCCCCGGTTCTAGAGAGGGTTCTGGGTCCGGAGGATCACACCGTACCTAGAGAAATAGCACATCAAGAGAAGACCCTGGAGGAGGAAGAGATTGTTTCATCAATGtcctgttgtgttgtggttcaGCCAGAGATCTCAACAGCGCTGCCTGCTAAGCTGGATGAATCCACATCCCTCACTGAAGAAGAGGACCTTGGAGAGAGCATCCCATGTTTCACCGCCCCCGTCAGAGCACCGTTCCCACTTCTTGCTAACCATGTTGAATTAATACAGCTGTTTTCCCCCAAACCTCTGCCCCCTGACCTCCAGGCTGACCTCTCTCAGCTGGCCTGCCTTTATCTGGAGATGGGCTGCCCCGGTAGAGGAGGGGTCGAAAGTGTTTGCGTGTTCCTGAAGAGGTACTTCTTCCTGTTGGACCAGGAGAGAGTGAGGAAAATGTGTATGCTGAGATACAGAGAGCACCGCGAGGTGCTGAAGTCGTATATCGCTGGCATGCTGG AGTTCACTCAGGCCAGCAAGGTGGTGGAAGTAATTCAGAAGGGCGACCTGCTGAAGTCTCTGCGCAGTCTGAGAGAACTACAGCCCTGGAACACACCTCTGCTCCTGTCACATCTGTACAG ACTTTATGAGAAACACGGGGAGGTGGCCGTCCGTGCCTACCCGCAGTTCTATCCCACAATCCTCCCCTCTGACATCATGGCTATGGCTTTACCCAGCCACTTCCTGCCTTATCTGGACAACCTGATCCAATCACGAGCCGAGCAGCAGCG GTTGTCTTTCTTGGGCTCTCTTCTGCAGCCAGAAACTCTGCGACAGGATTGGCTGGAACTGGCATTATCCCATGATTCCCCACTAAGGGATGATACACTCACTCCTGACGGACAGCCTAG GTGGCGCTCTCATTACTTCAGCTGGGGTTATGGGCGTCTGCTGTCTCTGCTGATCcgcctgcctgctgatctggCCTCCAAACAGAAGATGCTGGAGATGTGTAGAGCTCATGG GTATTGGATGGGTTACCTGTACCTGTGCAGAGAGCTGCAGATGCGATCAGAGGCTTTCAGTGCCATCTGCAGACTGGACGACATGACGCTActagaggaggaggaggatgatg GTATTGCTCCTCAGTCTCTTGATGAGTGGGTTTTGCTACTCCAGCTCTCACAGCAAATCAGTTCAGTCGACGAAGCTCCGCCCACTTCACCTCAGCCCAGCAGTACTAATGGGTCCTGTTCAGATGACACTAACAGTAATGGCACGAGTGACGGTTCCTCTGACCTATCGAACAGTTCAAGTGACTGGAGCATTCGGGTCAGCCCAGAGAACATCATCCTGCGTCTGGTGAGAGTCTTCGGGCCGGACCGGGCCCTGTCGGCCCTCCAGGAGCGCGGGATACAGGCGGATCTCAGTTCACGCTCCACGCTGGTCTGTGATCTGCTTCGCATGTCTGAGAAGCGGCAAAG AGCACTCATTCAGACCATGTTGGAGCGCTGTGACCGGTTCCTGTGGTCTCAGCACGCTTAA